Proteins encoded in a region of the Macaca mulatta isolate MMU2019108-1 chromosome X, T2T-MMU8v2.0, whole genome shotgun sequence genome:
- the IDH3G gene encoding isocitrate dehydrogenase [NAD] subunit gamma, mitochondrial isoform X3 has product MIPGDGIGPELMLHVKSVFRHACVPVDFEEVHVSSNADEEDIRNAIMAIRRNRVALKGNIETNHNLPPSHKSRNNILRTSLDLYANVIHCKSLPGVVTRHKDIDILIVRENTEGEYSSLEHESVAGVVESLKIITKAKSLRIAEYAFKLAQESGRKKVTAVHKANIMKLGDGLFLQCCREVAARYPQITFENMIVDNTTMQLVSRPQQFDVMVMPNLYGNIVNNVCAGLVGGPGLVAGANYGHVYAVFETATRNTGKSIANKNIANPTATLLASCMMLDHLKLHSYATSIRKAVLASMDNENMHTPDIGGQGTTSEAIQDIIRHIRVINGRAVEA; this is encoded by the exons ATGATCCCAGGGGATGGCATTGGGCCGGAGCTCATGCTGCATGTCAAGTCCGTCTTCAG GCACGCATGTGTACCAGTGGACTTTGAAGAGGTGCACGTGAGTTCCAACGCTGATGAAGAGGACATTCGCAATGCCATCATGGCCATCCGCCGGAACCGTGTGGCCCTGAAGG GCAACATTGAAACCAACCATAACCTGCCACCGTCACACAAATCTCGAAACAACATCCTTCG CACCAGCCTGGACCTCTATGCCAATGTCATTCACTGTAAGAgcctgccaggtgtggtgacccGGCACAAGGACATAGACATCCTCATTGTCCGGGAGAACACAGAGGGCGAGTATAGCAGCCTGGAGCATGAG AGCGTGGCGGGAGTGGTGGAGAGCCTGAAGATCATCACCAAGGCCAAGTCCCTGCGCATTGCCGAGTATGCCTTCAAGCTGGCGCAGGAGAGCGGGCGCAAGAAAGTGACGGCTGTACACAAGGCCAACATCAT GAAACTGGGCGATGGGCTTTTCCTCCAGTGCTGCAGGGAGGTGGCAGCCCGCTACCCCCAGATCACCTTCGAGAACATGATTGTGGACAACACCACCATGCAG CTGGTGTCCCGACCCCAGCAGTTTGATGTCATGGTAATGCCCAATCTCTATGGCAACATTGTCAACAACGTCTGCGCAGGACTGGTTGGGGGCCCAGGCCTTGTGGCTGGGGCCAACTATGGCCATGTGTATGCAGTGTTTGAAACG GCTACGAGGAACACCGGCAAGAGTATCGCCAATAAGAACATCGCCAACCCCACGGCCACCTTGCTGGCCAGCTGCATGATGCTTGACCACCTCAA GCTGCACTCCTATGCCACTTCCATCCGTAAGGCTGTCCTGGCGTCCATGGACAATGAGAAT ATGCACACTCCAGACATCGGGGGCCAGGGCACAACATCTGAAGCCATCCAGGACATTATCCGCCACATCCGCGTCATCAACGGCCGGGCCGTGGAGGCCTAG
- the IDH3G gene encoding isocitrate dehydrogenase [NAD] subunit gamma, mitochondrial isoform X2 → MALKVATVAGGAAKAVLRPALLCRPWEVLGAHEVPSRSISSPPSAKYGGRHTVTMIPGDGIGPELMLHVKSVFRHACVPVDFEEVHVSSNADEEDIRNAIMAIRRNRVALKGNIETNHNLPPSHKSRNNILRTSLDLYANVIHCKSLPGVVTRHKDIDILIVRENTEGEYSSLEHESVAGVVESLKIITKAKSLRIAEYAFKLAQESGRKKVTAVHKANIMKLGDGLFLQCCREVAARYPQITFENMIVDNTTMQLVSRPQQFDVMVMPNLYGNIVNNVCAGLVGGPGLVAGANYGHVYAVFETATRNTGKSIANKNIANPTATLLASCMMLDHLKLHSYATSIRKAVLASMDNENMHTPDIGGQGTTSEAIQDIIRHIRVINGRAVEA, encoded by the exons ATGGCGCTGAAGGTAGCGACGGTCGCCGGCGGCGCTGCGAAGGCAGTGCTCAGGCCAGCCCTTCTCTGCCGTCCCTGGGAG GTTCTAGGCGCCCACGAGGTCCCCTCAAGGAGCATCTCTTCA cctCCGTCGGCTAAGTATGGCGGGCGGCACACAGTGACCATGATCCCAGGGGATGGCATTGGGCCGGAGCTCATGCTGCATGTCAAGTCCGTCTTCAG GCACGCATGTGTACCAGTGGACTTTGAAGAGGTGCACGTGAGTTCCAACGCTGATGAAGAGGACATTCGCAATGCCATCATGGCCATCCGCCGGAACCGTGTGGCCCTGAAGG GCAACATTGAAACCAACCATAACCTGCCACCGTCACACAAATCTCGAAACAACATCCTTCG CACCAGCCTGGACCTCTATGCCAATGTCATTCACTGTAAGAgcctgccaggtgtggtgacccGGCACAAGGACATAGACATCCTCATTGTCCGGGAGAACACAGAGGGCGAGTATAGCAGCCTGGAGCATGAG AGCGTGGCGGGAGTGGTGGAGAGCCTGAAGATCATCACCAAGGCCAAGTCCCTGCGCATTGCCGAGTATGCCTTCAAGCTGGCGCAGGAGAGCGGGCGCAAGAAAGTGACGGCTGTACACAAGGCCAACATCAT GAAACTGGGCGATGGGCTTTTCCTCCAGTGCTGCAGGGAGGTGGCAGCCCGCTACCCCCAGATCACCTTCGAGAACATGATTGTGGACAACACCACCATGCAG CTGGTGTCCCGACCCCAGCAGTTTGATGTCATGGTAATGCCCAATCTCTATGGCAACATTGTCAACAACGTCTGCGCAGGACTGGTTGGGGGCCCAGGCCTTGTGGCTGGGGCCAACTATGGCCATGTGTATGCAGTGTTTGAAACG GCTACGAGGAACACCGGCAAGAGTATCGCCAATAAGAACATCGCCAACCCCACGGCCACCTTGCTGGCCAGCTGCATGATGCTTGACCACCTCAA GCTGCACTCCTATGCCACTTCCATCCGTAAGGCTGTCCTGGCGTCCATGGACAATGAGAAT ATGCACACTCCAGACATCGGGGGCCAGGGCACAACATCTGAAGCCATCCAGGACATTATCCGCCACATCCGCGTCATCAACGGCCGGGCCGTGGAGGCCTAG
- the SRPK3 gene encoding SRSF protein kinase 3 isoform X2: protein MSASTGGVGDGGSSGGGGGGGGGGGGSSGSGSGSSSSSSSSQASCGPGSSGSELALAMPAPQMLQGLLGSDDEEQEDPKDYCKGGYYPVKIGDLFNGRYHVVRKLGWGHFSTVWLCWDIQRKRFVALKVVKSAGHYTETAVDEIKLLKCVRDSDPSDPKRETIVQLIDDFRISGVNGVHVCMVLEVLGHQLLKWIIKSNYQGLPVPCVKSIVRQVLHGLDYLHTKCKIIHTDIKPENILLCVGDAYIRRLAAEATEWQQAGAPPPSRSIVSTAPQEVLTGKLSKNKRKKMRRKRKQQKRLLEERLRDLQRLEAMEATTQAEDSGLRLDGGSGSTSSSGCHPEGARAGPSPDSSSPAPGDGRSLSPGSQTSGFSGSLFSPASCSILSGSSNQRETGGLLSPSTPFGASNLLVNPLEPQNADKIKIKIADLGNACWVHKHFTEDIQTRQYRAVEVLIGAEYGPPADIWSTACMAFELATGDYLFEPHSGEDYSRDEDHIAHIVELLGDIPPAFALSGRYSREFFNRRGELRHIHNLKHWGLYEVLMEKYEWPLEQATQFSAFLLPMMEYIPEKRASAADCLQHPWLNP, encoded by the exons ATGAGCGCGAGCACGGGCGGTGTTGGGGACGgcggcagcagcggcggcggcggcggtggtggcggcggcggcggcggcagcagcggcagcggcagcggcagcagcagcagcagcagcag cTCACAGGCCTCCTGCGGGCCCGGGTCCTCAGGCTCCGAACTAGCCCTGGCCATGCCGGCGCCTCAGATGCTGCAGGGGCTTCTGGGCTCTGACGATGAGGAACAGGAAGACCCCAAGGATTACTGCAAGG GCGGCTACTACCCTGTGAAGATTGGTGACCTGTTCAATGGGCGGTACCACGTGGTGCGCAAACTGGGCTGGGGCCACTTCTCCACTGTCTGGCTCTGCTGGGACATCCA GCGCAAGCGCTTTGTGGCCCTGAAAGTGGTGAAGAGCGCAGGGCATTACACGGAGACAGCTGTGGATGAGATCAAGCTCCTGAAATGT GTCCGAGACAGCGACCCCAGTGACCCCAAAAGAGAGACCATTGTCCAGCTCATTGATGACTTCAGGATCTCAGGAGTCAATGGAGTCC ATGTGTGTATGGTGCTGGAGGTGCTGGGCCACCAGCTCCTCAAATGGATCATCAAGTCCAACTACCAGGGCCTGCCCGTGCCCTGCGTGAAGAGCATCGTGAGGCAG GTGCTGCATGGCCTGGACTACCTCCATACCAAGTGCAAGATCATCCACACGGACATTAAGCCCGAGAACATCCTGCTATGTGTGGGGGACGCCTACATCAGGCGCCTGGCTGCCGAGGCCACGGAGTGGCAACAGGCAGGGGCGCCACCCCCTTCCCGCTCCATAG TCAGTACTGCCCCCCAGGAGGTCTTG ACCGGTAAGCTGTCCAAAAACAAGAGGAAGAAGATGAGGCGCAAACGGAAACAGCAGAAGCGGCTGCTGGAGGAGCGGCTGCGGGACCTGCAGAGACTGGAGGCCATGGAGGCCACGACCCAGGCTGAGG ACTCTGGCTTGAGACTAGACGGGGGCAGCGGCTCCACCTCCTCTTCAGGTTGCCACCCCGAGGGCGCCAGAGCAGGTCCCTCCCCAGACTCTTCCTCCCCCGCCCCGGGGGATGGTCGTAGCCTCAGCCCCGGCTCACAGACCTCAGGTTTCTCTGGctccctcttctctcctgcctcctgctccATCCTCTCCGGCTCATCCAATCAGCGAGAGACCGGGGGCCTCTTGTCACCTAGCA CACCATTCGGTGCCTCGAACCTCCTGGTGAACCCCCTGGAGCCCCAAAATGCAGATAAGATCAAGATCAAGATCGCAGACCTGGGCAACGCCTGCTGGGTG CACAAGCACTTCACAGAGGACATCCAGACTCGGCAGTACCGGGCCGTCGAGGTGCTGATTGGCGCCGAATATGGCCCCCCAGCAGACATCTGGAGCACAGCCTGCATG GCCTTCGAGCTGGCCACTGGTGACTACCTGTTCGAGCCACATTCTGGAGAAGACTACAGTCGTGATGAGG ACCACATAGCTCACATCGTGGAGCTTCTGGGGGACATCCCCCCAGCCTTCGCCCTCTCAGGCCGCTATTCCCGGGAGTTCTTCAACCGGAGAG GAGAGCTGCGGCACATTCACAATCTCAAGCACTGGGGCCTGTACGAGGTGCTCATGGAAAAGTACGAGTGGCCCCTAGAGCAGGCCACGCAGTTCAGTGCCTTCCTGCTGCCCATGATGGAGTACATCCCCGAAAAGCGGGCCAGTGCCGCTGACTGCCTCCAGCACCCCTGGCTCAACCCCTAG
- the SRPK3 gene encoding SRSF protein kinase 3 isoform X1, translating into MSASTGGVGDGGSSGGGGGGGGGGGGSSGSGSGSSSSSSSSQASCGPGSSGSELALAMPAPQMLQGLLGSDDEEQEDPKDYCKGGYYPVKIGDLFNGRYHVVRKLGWGHFSTVWLCWDIQRKRFVALKVVKSAGHYTETAVDEIKLLKCVRDSDPSDPKRETIVQLIDDFRISGVNGVHVCMVLEVLGHQLLKWIIKSNYQGLPVPCVKSIVRQVLHGLDYLHTKCKIIHTDIKPENILLCVGDAYIRRLAAEATEWQQAGAPPPSRSIVSTAPQEVLQTGKLSKNKRKKMRRKRKQQKRLLEERLRDLQRLEAMEATTQAEDSGLRLDGGSGSTSSSGCHPEGARAGPSPDSSSPAPGDGRSLSPGSQTSGFSGSLFSPASCSILSGSSNQRETGGLLSPSTPFGASNLLVNPLEPQNADKIKIKIADLGNACWVHKHFTEDIQTRQYRAVEVLIGAEYGPPADIWSTACMAFELATGDYLFEPHSGEDYSRDEDHIAHIVELLGDIPPAFALSGRYSREFFNRRGELRHIHNLKHWGLYEVLMEKYEWPLEQATQFSAFLLPMMEYIPEKRASAADCLQHPWLNP; encoded by the exons ATGAGCGCGAGCACGGGCGGTGTTGGGGACGgcggcagcagcggcggcggcggcggtggtggcggcggcggcggcggcagcagcggcagcggcagcggcagcagcagcagcagcagcag cTCACAGGCCTCCTGCGGGCCCGGGTCCTCAGGCTCCGAACTAGCCCTGGCCATGCCGGCGCCTCAGATGCTGCAGGGGCTTCTGGGCTCTGACGATGAGGAACAGGAAGACCCCAAGGATTACTGCAAGG GCGGCTACTACCCTGTGAAGATTGGTGACCTGTTCAATGGGCGGTACCACGTGGTGCGCAAACTGGGCTGGGGCCACTTCTCCACTGTCTGGCTCTGCTGGGACATCCA GCGCAAGCGCTTTGTGGCCCTGAAAGTGGTGAAGAGCGCAGGGCATTACACGGAGACAGCTGTGGATGAGATCAAGCTCCTGAAATGT GTCCGAGACAGCGACCCCAGTGACCCCAAAAGAGAGACCATTGTCCAGCTCATTGATGACTTCAGGATCTCAGGAGTCAATGGAGTCC ATGTGTGTATGGTGCTGGAGGTGCTGGGCCACCAGCTCCTCAAATGGATCATCAAGTCCAACTACCAGGGCCTGCCCGTGCCCTGCGTGAAGAGCATCGTGAGGCAG GTGCTGCATGGCCTGGACTACCTCCATACCAAGTGCAAGATCATCCACACGGACATTAAGCCCGAGAACATCCTGCTATGTGTGGGGGACGCCTACATCAGGCGCCTGGCTGCCGAGGCCACGGAGTGGCAACAGGCAGGGGCGCCACCCCCTTCCCGCTCCATAG TCAGTACTGCCCCCCAGGAGGTCTTG CAGACCGGTAAGCTGTCCAAAAACAAGAGGAAGAAGATGAGGCGCAAACGGAAACAGCAGAAGCGGCTGCTGGAGGAGCGGCTGCGGGACCTGCAGAGACTGGAGGCCATGGAGGCCACGACCCAGGCTGAGG ACTCTGGCTTGAGACTAGACGGGGGCAGCGGCTCCACCTCCTCTTCAGGTTGCCACCCCGAGGGCGCCAGAGCAGGTCCCTCCCCAGACTCTTCCTCCCCCGCCCCGGGGGATGGTCGTAGCCTCAGCCCCGGCTCACAGACCTCAGGTTTCTCTGGctccctcttctctcctgcctcctgctccATCCTCTCCGGCTCATCCAATCAGCGAGAGACCGGGGGCCTCTTGTCACCTAGCA CACCATTCGGTGCCTCGAACCTCCTGGTGAACCCCCTGGAGCCCCAAAATGCAGATAAGATCAAGATCAAGATCGCAGACCTGGGCAACGCCTGCTGGGTG CACAAGCACTTCACAGAGGACATCCAGACTCGGCAGTACCGGGCCGTCGAGGTGCTGATTGGCGCCGAATATGGCCCCCCAGCAGACATCTGGAGCACAGCCTGCATG GCCTTCGAGCTGGCCACTGGTGACTACCTGTTCGAGCCACATTCTGGAGAAGACTACAGTCGTGATGAGG ACCACATAGCTCACATCGTGGAGCTTCTGGGGGACATCCCCCCAGCCTTCGCCCTCTCAGGCCGCTATTCCCGGGAGTTCTTCAACCGGAGAG GAGAGCTGCGGCACATTCACAATCTCAAGCACTGGGGCCTGTACGAGGTGCTCATGGAAAAGTACGAGTGGCCCCTAGAGCAGGCCACGCAGTTCAGTGCCTTCCTGCTGCCCATGATGGAGTACATCCCCGAAAAGCGGGCCAGTGCCGCTGACTGCCTCCAGCACCCCTGGCTCAACCCCTAG
- the SRPK3 gene encoding SRSF protein kinase 3 isoform X4 yields MSASTGGVGDGGSSGGGGGGGGGGGGSSGSGSGSSSSSSSSQASCGPGSSGSELALAMPAPQMLQGLLGSDDEEQEDPKDYCKGGYYPVKIGDLFNGRYHVVRKLGWGHFSTVWLCWDIQRKRFVALKVVKSAGHYTETAVDEIKLLKCVRDSDPSDPKRETIVQLIDDFRISGVNGVHVCMVLEVLGHQLLKWIIKSNYQGLPVPCVKSIVRQVLHGLDYLHTKCKIIHTDIKPENILLCVGDAYIRRLAAEATEWQQAGAPPPSRSIVSTAPQEVLTGKLSKNKRKKMRRKRKQQKRLLEERLRDLQRLEAMEATTQAEGCHPEGARAGPSPDSSSPAPGDGRSLSPGSQTSGFSGSLFSPASCSILSGSSNQRETGGLLSPSTPFGASNLLVNPLEPQNADKIKIKIADLGNACWVHKHFTEDIQTRQYRAVEVLIGAEYGPPADIWSTACMAFELATGDYLFEPHSGEDYSRDEDHIAHIVELLGDIPPAFALSGRYSREFFNRRGELRHIHNLKHWGLYEVLMEKYEWPLEQATQFSAFLLPMMEYIPEKRASAADCLQHPWLNP; encoded by the exons ATGAGCGCGAGCACGGGCGGTGTTGGGGACGgcggcagcagcggcggcggcggcggtggtggcggcggcggcggcggcagcagcggcagcggcagcggcagcagcagcagcagcagcag cTCACAGGCCTCCTGCGGGCCCGGGTCCTCAGGCTCCGAACTAGCCCTGGCCATGCCGGCGCCTCAGATGCTGCAGGGGCTTCTGGGCTCTGACGATGAGGAACAGGAAGACCCCAAGGATTACTGCAAGG GCGGCTACTACCCTGTGAAGATTGGTGACCTGTTCAATGGGCGGTACCACGTGGTGCGCAAACTGGGCTGGGGCCACTTCTCCACTGTCTGGCTCTGCTGGGACATCCA GCGCAAGCGCTTTGTGGCCCTGAAAGTGGTGAAGAGCGCAGGGCATTACACGGAGACAGCTGTGGATGAGATCAAGCTCCTGAAATGT GTCCGAGACAGCGACCCCAGTGACCCCAAAAGAGAGACCATTGTCCAGCTCATTGATGACTTCAGGATCTCAGGAGTCAATGGAGTCC ATGTGTGTATGGTGCTGGAGGTGCTGGGCCACCAGCTCCTCAAATGGATCATCAAGTCCAACTACCAGGGCCTGCCCGTGCCCTGCGTGAAGAGCATCGTGAGGCAG GTGCTGCATGGCCTGGACTACCTCCATACCAAGTGCAAGATCATCCACACGGACATTAAGCCCGAGAACATCCTGCTATGTGTGGGGGACGCCTACATCAGGCGCCTGGCTGCCGAGGCCACGGAGTGGCAACAGGCAGGGGCGCCACCCCCTTCCCGCTCCATAG TCAGTACTGCCCCCCAGGAGGTCTTG ACCGGTAAGCTGTCCAAAAACAAGAGGAAGAAGATGAGGCGCAAACGGAAACAGCAGAAGCGGCTGCTGGAGGAGCGGCTGCGGGACCTGCAGAGACTGGAGGCCATGGAGGCCACGACCCAGGCTGAGG GTTGCCACCCCGAGGGCGCCAGAGCAGGTCCCTCCCCAGACTCTTCCTCCCCCGCCCCGGGGGATGGTCGTAGCCTCAGCCCCGGCTCACAGACCTCAGGTTTCTCTGGctccctcttctctcctgcctcctgctccATCCTCTCCGGCTCATCCAATCAGCGAGAGACCGGGGGCCTCTTGTCACCTAGCA CACCATTCGGTGCCTCGAACCTCCTGGTGAACCCCCTGGAGCCCCAAAATGCAGATAAGATCAAGATCAAGATCGCAGACCTGGGCAACGCCTGCTGGGTG CACAAGCACTTCACAGAGGACATCCAGACTCGGCAGTACCGGGCCGTCGAGGTGCTGATTGGCGCCGAATATGGCCCCCCAGCAGACATCTGGAGCACAGCCTGCATG GCCTTCGAGCTGGCCACTGGTGACTACCTGTTCGAGCCACATTCTGGAGAAGACTACAGTCGTGATGAGG ACCACATAGCTCACATCGTGGAGCTTCTGGGGGACATCCCCCCAGCCTTCGCCCTCTCAGGCCGCTATTCCCGGGAGTTCTTCAACCGGAGAG GAGAGCTGCGGCACATTCACAATCTCAAGCACTGGGGCCTGTACGAGGTGCTCATGGAAAAGTACGAGTGGCCCCTAGAGCAGGCCACGCAGTTCAGTGCCTTCCTGCTGCCCATGATGGAGTACATCCCCGAAAAGCGGGCCAGTGCCGCTGACTGCCTCCAGCACCCCTGGCTCAACCCCTAG
- the SRPK3 gene encoding SRSF protein kinase 3 isoform X3 yields the protein MSASTGGVGDGGSSGGGGGGGGGGGGSSGSGSGSSSSSSSSQASCGPGSSGSELALAMPAPQMLQGLLGSDDEEQEDPKDYCKGGYYPVKIGDLFNGRYHVVRKLGWGHFSTVWLCWDIQRKRFVALKVVKSAGHYTETAVDEIKLLKCVRDSDPSDPKRETIVQLIDDFRISGVNGVHVCMVLEVLGHQLLKWIIKSNYQGLPVPCVKSIVRQVLHGLDYLHTKCKIIHTDIKPENILLCVGDAYIRRLAAEATEWQQAGAPPPSRSIVSTAPQEVLQTGKLSKNKRKKMRRKRKQQKRLLEERLRDLQRLEAMEATTQAEGCHPEGARAGPSPDSSSPAPGDGRSLSPGSQTSGFSGSLFSPASCSILSGSSNQRETGGLLSPSTPFGASNLLVNPLEPQNADKIKIKIADLGNACWVHKHFTEDIQTRQYRAVEVLIGAEYGPPADIWSTACMAFELATGDYLFEPHSGEDYSRDEDHIAHIVELLGDIPPAFALSGRYSREFFNRRGELRHIHNLKHWGLYEVLMEKYEWPLEQATQFSAFLLPMMEYIPEKRASAADCLQHPWLNP from the exons ATGAGCGCGAGCACGGGCGGTGTTGGGGACGgcggcagcagcggcggcggcggcggtggtggcggcggcggcggcggcagcagcggcagcggcagcggcagcagcagcagcagcagcag cTCACAGGCCTCCTGCGGGCCCGGGTCCTCAGGCTCCGAACTAGCCCTGGCCATGCCGGCGCCTCAGATGCTGCAGGGGCTTCTGGGCTCTGACGATGAGGAACAGGAAGACCCCAAGGATTACTGCAAGG GCGGCTACTACCCTGTGAAGATTGGTGACCTGTTCAATGGGCGGTACCACGTGGTGCGCAAACTGGGCTGGGGCCACTTCTCCACTGTCTGGCTCTGCTGGGACATCCA GCGCAAGCGCTTTGTGGCCCTGAAAGTGGTGAAGAGCGCAGGGCATTACACGGAGACAGCTGTGGATGAGATCAAGCTCCTGAAATGT GTCCGAGACAGCGACCCCAGTGACCCCAAAAGAGAGACCATTGTCCAGCTCATTGATGACTTCAGGATCTCAGGAGTCAATGGAGTCC ATGTGTGTATGGTGCTGGAGGTGCTGGGCCACCAGCTCCTCAAATGGATCATCAAGTCCAACTACCAGGGCCTGCCCGTGCCCTGCGTGAAGAGCATCGTGAGGCAG GTGCTGCATGGCCTGGACTACCTCCATACCAAGTGCAAGATCATCCACACGGACATTAAGCCCGAGAACATCCTGCTATGTGTGGGGGACGCCTACATCAGGCGCCTGGCTGCCGAGGCCACGGAGTGGCAACAGGCAGGGGCGCCACCCCCTTCCCGCTCCATAG TCAGTACTGCCCCCCAGGAGGTCTTG CAGACCGGTAAGCTGTCCAAAAACAAGAGGAAGAAGATGAGGCGCAAACGGAAACAGCAGAAGCGGCTGCTGGAGGAGCGGCTGCGGGACCTGCAGAGACTGGAGGCCATGGAGGCCACGACCCAGGCTGAGG GTTGCCACCCCGAGGGCGCCAGAGCAGGTCCCTCCCCAGACTCTTCCTCCCCCGCCCCGGGGGATGGTCGTAGCCTCAGCCCCGGCTCACAGACCTCAGGTTTCTCTGGctccctcttctctcctgcctcctgctccATCCTCTCCGGCTCATCCAATCAGCGAGAGACCGGGGGCCTCTTGTCACCTAGCA CACCATTCGGTGCCTCGAACCTCCTGGTGAACCCCCTGGAGCCCCAAAATGCAGATAAGATCAAGATCAAGATCGCAGACCTGGGCAACGCCTGCTGGGTG CACAAGCACTTCACAGAGGACATCCAGACTCGGCAGTACCGGGCCGTCGAGGTGCTGATTGGCGCCGAATATGGCCCCCCAGCAGACATCTGGAGCACAGCCTGCATG GCCTTCGAGCTGGCCACTGGTGACTACCTGTTCGAGCCACATTCTGGAGAAGACTACAGTCGTGATGAGG ACCACATAGCTCACATCGTGGAGCTTCTGGGGGACATCCCCCCAGCCTTCGCCCTCTCAGGCCGCTATTCCCGGGAGTTCTTCAACCGGAGAG GAGAGCTGCGGCACATTCACAATCTCAAGCACTGGGGCCTGTACGAGGTGCTCATGGAAAAGTACGAGTGGCCCCTAGAGCAGGCCACGCAGTTCAGTGCCTTCCTGCTGCCCATGATGGAGTACATCCCCGAAAAGCGGGCCAGTGCCGCTGACTGCCTCCAGCACCCCTGGCTCAACCCCTAG
- the IDH3G gene encoding isocitrate dehydrogenase [NAD] subunit gamma, mitochondrial isoform X1, which translates to MALKVATVAGGAAKAVLRPALLCRPWEVLGAHEVPSRSISSQQTIPPSAKYGGRHTVTMIPGDGIGPELMLHVKSVFRHACVPVDFEEVHVSSNADEEDIRNAIMAIRRNRVALKGNIETNHNLPPSHKSRNNILRTSLDLYANVIHCKSLPGVVTRHKDIDILIVRENTEGEYSSLEHESVAGVVESLKIITKAKSLRIAEYAFKLAQESGRKKVTAVHKANIMKLGDGLFLQCCREVAARYPQITFENMIVDNTTMQLVSRPQQFDVMVMPNLYGNIVNNVCAGLVGGPGLVAGANYGHVYAVFETATRNTGKSIANKNIANPTATLLASCMMLDHLKLHSYATSIRKAVLASMDNENMHTPDIGGQGTTSEAIQDIIRHIRVINGRAVEA; encoded by the exons ATGGCGCTGAAGGTAGCGACGGTCGCCGGCGGCGCTGCGAAGGCAGTGCTCAGGCCAGCCCTTCTCTGCCGTCCCTGGGAG GTTCTAGGCGCCCACGAGGTCCCCTCAAGGAGCATCTCTTCA CAACAAACAATT cctCCGTCGGCTAAGTATGGCGGGCGGCACACAGTGACCATGATCCCAGGGGATGGCATTGGGCCGGAGCTCATGCTGCATGTCAAGTCCGTCTTCAG GCACGCATGTGTACCAGTGGACTTTGAAGAGGTGCACGTGAGTTCCAACGCTGATGAAGAGGACATTCGCAATGCCATCATGGCCATCCGCCGGAACCGTGTGGCCCTGAAGG GCAACATTGAAACCAACCATAACCTGCCACCGTCACACAAATCTCGAAACAACATCCTTCG CACCAGCCTGGACCTCTATGCCAATGTCATTCACTGTAAGAgcctgccaggtgtggtgacccGGCACAAGGACATAGACATCCTCATTGTCCGGGAGAACACAGAGGGCGAGTATAGCAGCCTGGAGCATGAG AGCGTGGCGGGAGTGGTGGAGAGCCTGAAGATCATCACCAAGGCCAAGTCCCTGCGCATTGCCGAGTATGCCTTCAAGCTGGCGCAGGAGAGCGGGCGCAAGAAAGTGACGGCTGTACACAAGGCCAACATCAT GAAACTGGGCGATGGGCTTTTCCTCCAGTGCTGCAGGGAGGTGGCAGCCCGCTACCCCCAGATCACCTTCGAGAACATGATTGTGGACAACACCACCATGCAG CTGGTGTCCCGACCCCAGCAGTTTGATGTCATGGTAATGCCCAATCTCTATGGCAACATTGTCAACAACGTCTGCGCAGGACTGGTTGGGGGCCCAGGCCTTGTGGCTGGGGCCAACTATGGCCATGTGTATGCAGTGTTTGAAACG GCTACGAGGAACACCGGCAAGAGTATCGCCAATAAGAACATCGCCAACCCCACGGCCACCTTGCTGGCCAGCTGCATGATGCTTGACCACCTCAA GCTGCACTCCTATGCCACTTCCATCCGTAAGGCTGTCCTGGCGTCCATGGACAATGAGAAT ATGCACACTCCAGACATCGGGGGCCAGGGCACAACATCTGAAGCCATCCAGGACATTATCCGCCACATCCGCGTCATCAACGGCCGGGCCGTGGAGGCCTAG